One stretch of Spirochaeta lutea DNA includes these proteins:
- a CDS encoding citrate/2-methylcitrate synthase, whose amino-acid sequence MDENTFLDEHAAYAGSLRVITPESYSRYGVKRGLRNDDGTGVLVGLTEIGDVHGYILDEGEKTAVEGRLRYRGIDVKDIVSGFQQDNRFGYEETVYLLLFGTLPTQQQLSDFIELLGEKRSMPTGYWEDIIMRSPSTDIMNKLGRAVLGAYSYDQNPEDYSIKNILRQCIELIARFPALVAYSYQSKRRFFDNESLHVHSPDPRLSTAENFLQMIRPDQHFTKLEAEVLDLALVLHAEHGGGNNSAFTVHVVSSAYTDTYSAISAAVGSLKGLRHGGANNRVMGMMHNLQEKISSWDDSDAIASHLRLLLEGREYDNSGLIYGMGHAIYTLSDPRAILLKAKAEELAQAKGGKLLEEFELYKRVEILTPEVFRRVKKSDKVVAPNVDFYSGFVYKMLNIPPELYTPIFALSRIAGWAAHRMEELSIGSRIYRPAYKNVLGGQAYSRLNDR is encoded by the coding sequence ATGGATGAAAACACCTTTTTAGACGAGCATGCAGCTTACGCAGGATCATTACGGGTGATCACCCCGGAATCTTACTCCCGATACGGTGTCAAACGTGGTCTCCGCAATGATGACGGCACGGGAGTACTTGTCGGCTTAACTGAAATTGGGGATGTTCATGGTTACATACTGGATGAAGGCGAAAAAACCGCCGTTGAAGGTAGACTACGTTATCGGGGAATCGATGTCAAAGACATAGTCAGCGGCTTTCAACAGGATAACCGTTTTGGATATGAGGAGACGGTATATCTTTTGCTTTTCGGCACCTTACCCACCCAGCAGCAACTCTCCGATTTTATCGAACTCCTAGGCGAAAAACGTTCCATGCCCACCGGATACTGGGAAGATATTATCATGCGATCCCCCAGTACGGACATCATGAATAAGCTCGGTCGTGCCGTCCTGGGTGCCTACTCCTACGATCAAAACCCGGAAGATTACAGCATTAAAAACATTCTACGGCAGTGTATCGAGTTGATCGCTCGATTTCCGGCCCTGGTAGCGTACAGCTACCAATCCAAAAGACGGTTTTTTGATAATGAAAGTCTACATGTCCACAGTCCTGACCCGCGATTATCAACTGCGGAGAATTTCCTCCAGATGATTCGCCCCGATCAGCACTTCACCAAACTCGAAGCCGAGGTTCTTGATCTGGCCTTGGTTCTCCATGCAGAACATGGCGGCGGCAACAACTCGGCCTTCACCGTCCACGTCGTCAGTTCTGCATATACGGATACCTACTCCGCAATTTCGGCTGCAGTAGGAAGCCTGAAAGGGTTAAGACATGGTGGTGCTAATAACCGCGTCATGGGTATGATGCATAATTTACAGGAAAAGATCTCTTCTTGGGATGATTCAGATGCAATTGCCAGTCATTTACGGCTTCTATTAGAAGGAAGGGAATACGATAACTCCGGTTTAATTTACGGAATGGGACACGCCATCTACACCCTCTCCGATCCCCGGGCCATTCTATTGAAGGCCAAGGCGGAAGAGCTTGCACAAGCCAAGGGCGGGAAACTCCTCGAGGAATTTGAACTGTATAAACGTGTGGAAATCCTTACCCCGGAAGTCTTCAGGCGGGTAAAAAAATCCGATAAGGTTGTTGCTCCCAATGTGGATTTTTATTCTGGATTTGTCTATAAGATGTTGAACATTCCCCCTGAGCTGTATACCCCTATATTTGCCCTAAGCCGAATAGCAGGTTGGGCAGCTCATCGTATGGAAGAGCTCTCTATCGGCAGCAGAATCTACCGCCCGGCATACAAGAATGTACTTGGCGGTCAGGCCTACAGCAGACTAAACGATCGCTAA
- the trmB gene encoding tRNA (guanosine(46)-N7)-methyltransferase TrmB, with product MSESIHKRKIDEQTQRQKRRIRSYVLRQSRMSNLQQRAYDGLFPQYGFTYDPNKVITGADYPKNNPLIIEIGFGMGHATAEIARKRPDRNFLGIEVHSPGVGALLARIEENNLQNLKVIQHDAIPVLIHMIPQMSIEGIHLFFPDPWPKKRHKKRRIFQSSLLSIVSEKLIPEGYVYAVTDWEDYAQQMLETSNNHPDFTNAYHGSFASDIEWRPQTAFERKGLAKNHRIYELFIQKRRINIQ from the coding sequence ATGTCTGAATCCATCCATAAGAGAAAAATCGACGAACAAACCCAGCGACAGAAACGGAGGATACGGTCTTATGTGCTCCGGCAATCCCGTATGAGCAATCTTCAACAACGGGCCTATGATGGACTTTTCCCCCAATACGGTTTCACCTACGATCCGAACAAGGTAATCACAGGAGCGGATTATCCTAAGAACAATCCGCTAATCATTGAGATCGGCTTTGGTATGGGGCATGCTACTGCTGAGATCGCACGGAAACGACCTGATAGAAACTTTCTTGGCATCGAGGTTCACTCACCCGGTGTCGGGGCTTTATTGGCGCGAATCGAAGAAAACAATCTCCAAAATCTGAAAGTGATTCAGCACGATGCCATTCCAGTTCTCATACATATGATTCCCCAGATGAGTATTGAGGGGATCCATCTCTTCTTCCCAGATCCCTGGCCTAAAAAGCGGCACAAAAAGCGTCGAATTTTCCAATCCAGTCTCCTTTCCATCGTCAGTGAGAAATTAATACCTGAAGGATATGTTTATGCAGTGACCGATTGGGAAGATTATGCACAACAGATGTTAGAAACCTCCAATAACCACCCAGATTTCACAAATGCCTACCATGGCTCCTTTGCCTCTGATATTGAGTGGCGGCCGCAGACTGCCTTCGAACGTAAGGGCTTGGCAAAAAACCATCGCATCTATGAATTGTTTATCCAGAAAAGACGCATTAATATACAATAA
- the ptsP gene encoding phosphoenolpyruvate--protein phosphotransferase, with translation MQIDSINPNKKDAKNFELLCNMAELTALFEQKSSVSEFLQDVVRMVAGHMHADVCSVYLYNDTHGELLLRATKGLNHSQDGSVRLKPGEGITGKSFEESRPIREGRASQNPFFKPIPGIEEEQYQAFLAVPIRRGVNRIGVLTLQDKRPNVFTSQDTRALKAIASQLASTLENAEVLIELYQGQDASLKTLTEVDGTSPSSGIAIGSALILRTRTASFRTLPIPPREANFEFSETHELTRFAHALSHTKTQLEQMQQALDNRVAEVADLIFSAHLLMLRDEKFSGAMQEKIQAGSTADEAVISVVNSYVELFGRQENIRVREKAQDILDLGYRMVRNLAKLEHVKGDYSGQIIIVPDIFPSEVVKLSAQNAAGLVALGSGHTAHVALLARSLKLPALFVSEESVLSIQTGTPLIIDGNQDRLYVGPGSDVITRYETALRNSMGSSTAVIEGCKKDCFTTDGVDIQVMANVNLIQDVELALSCHANGIGLYRSEFPFLVRNDFPSEEEQTRLYKRVVDPMGDYEVVIRTLDVGGDKLLGAHQQYREANPFLGFRGIRFSLANIDIFREQIRAILRAGQGHRLKIMFPMISSLDEYEAAKDEVFRAMDELSKDELEFNDAPQLGAMIELPAAVEIAGELAEKTDFLSVGTNDLIMYTLAVDRTNEHIGGMYKSHHPAVLRVLSRLFKNVGTSINHLSVCGEAANHPALTKFLIGSGIRKLSVDPNKIPTLKTYISEQNTAAVSTFAQDLQTLSSIRDIEAYLDEQGVPYNHV, from the coding sequence ATGCAGATCGATTCAATTAATCCAAATAAAAAAGACGCAAAAAACTTTGAACTCCTGTGTAATATGGCTGAGCTAACAGCCTTATTTGAGCAAAAAAGTTCAGTGTCTGAATTTCTTCAAGATGTTGTGCGTATGGTTGCCGGCCACATGCATGCCGATGTCTGCTCCGTGTATTTATACAATGACACCCATGGGGAACTATTATTACGTGCTACAAAGGGTCTCAATCACTCTCAAGACGGAAGCGTCAGGCTAAAACCTGGTGAAGGCATAACAGGTAAATCCTTTGAAGAAAGCCGTCCGATCCGGGAGGGCAGGGCATCCCAGAATCCCTTTTTTAAACCCATTCCGGGAATCGAGGAAGAACAGTACCAAGCTTTTTTAGCAGTGCCTATACGCCGGGGAGTAAACCGAATAGGTGTTTTGACCCTCCAAGATAAAAGACCTAATGTGTTTACAAGCCAGGATACTCGAGCACTTAAAGCGATTGCCAGTCAGCTCGCCTCAACCCTGGAGAATGCCGAGGTCCTCATTGAGCTTTACCAGGGACAGGATGCCTCTCTGAAAACTCTGACGGAGGTGGATGGGACTTCTCCTAGTAGCGGCATTGCCATCGGTAGTGCCCTAATCTTGCGTACCCGCACTGCATCCTTTCGAACCCTTCCCATCCCGCCGCGGGAGGCAAATTTTGAATTCTCAGAAACCCATGAACTAACCAGGTTTGCCCATGCCCTCAGCCATACCAAGACCCAGCTTGAGCAGATGCAGCAGGCCTTGGATAATCGTGTCGCTGAAGTTGCAGATCTCATTTTCAGTGCCCATCTGCTAATGTTACGGGATGAAAAGTTTTCTGGTGCCATGCAAGAAAAGATTCAGGCTGGGTCCACAGCTGATGAGGCCGTCATTTCGGTGGTAAATTCCTATGTGGAGTTATTCGGTCGTCAAGAGAATATACGGGTGCGGGAAAAGGCACAGGATATCTTGGATCTCGGTTACCGAATGGTAAGGAACCTTGCCAAGCTTGAACATGTAAAAGGTGATTATAGCGGTCAGATTATCATAGTACCCGATATATTTCCAAGCGAGGTAGTCAAGCTCTCAGCTCAGAACGCCGCCGGTCTGGTAGCCCTTGGAAGCGGCCATACAGCACATGTCGCCTTATTAGCTCGATCATTGAAGCTACCGGCCCTCTTTGTTTCCGAGGAAAGCGTTCTCTCAATTCAAACCGGAACGCCCCTCATCATTGATGGCAACCAGGATCGGTTGTATGTAGGACCCGGCAGCGACGTCATCACCCGATATGAAACGGCACTCCGAAACAGTATGGGCAGTAGTACTGCGGTAATTGAAGGCTGTAAGAAAGACTGTTTCACTACCGATGGGGTGGATATCCAAGTTATGGCAAACGTGAATCTTATCCAGGATGTGGAACTGGCGCTTTCCTGTCATGCCAACGGTATCGGTTTATATCGGAGTGAATTTCCATTCTTGGTGAGAAATGATTTTCCATCCGAGGAGGAACAAACCCGGTTGTACAAGCGTGTTGTAGATCCCATGGGTGATTACGAGGTAGTAATTAGAACCCTTGACGTGGGTGGTGACAAACTTCTCGGTGCTCATCAGCAGTATCGTGAAGCAAACCCCTTTCTAGGATTTCGTGGGATACGGTTTTCCCTAGCAAATATTGATATTTTCAGGGAGCAAATACGGGCAATCCTGAGAGCAGGACAAGGCCACAGATTAAAAATAATGTTCCCCATGATTTCCTCCTTGGATGAATACGAAGCCGCTAAGGACGAGGTATTCCGAGCTATGGATGAACTCTCGAAGGATGAACTTGAGTTTAATGATGCCCCACAATTAGGGGCAATGATTGAACTCCCTGCTGCCGTTGAGATTGCCGGGGAACTTGCTGAAAAAACTGATTTTTTATCAGTGGGCACAAACGATCTGATAATGTACACCCTGGCTGTTGACCGTACCAATGAGCATATCGGAGGAATGTATAAGTCCCATCACCCCGCAGTCCTCCGCGTGCTCTCTCGGTTATTCAAGAATGTGGGAACCTCAATTAACCACCTCAGTGTCTGCGGTGAGGCAGCGAACCATCCAGCACTCACGAAGTTTTTAATCGGCTCAGGTATCAGGAAATTATCTGTCGATCCCAATAAAATCCCGACCCTGAAAACCTACATCTCCGAGCAAAATACTGCTGCTGTATCAACATTTGCCCAAGATCTACAAACCCTTTCAAGTATAAGGGATATAGAAGCCTATCTTGATGAACAGGGAGTACCTTACAACCATGTCTGA
- the mfd gene encoding transcription-repair coupling factor gives MDSLMYRRISQKLKDLPSFKDLTTLLGPPQSHKKPVPESGDLVGNTLDLTVSGIQGSFLAILLSRLVDKGHHGMLLVLPTEKEAEQLSADLASLGVENQIWPWTGTASYSPLPKNSPVFGRRVRLLTNLANRERQIILTSLRGLVGFLPPSDVLRKSLLTLRKRMHIQPTETARELTHRGYTRVSKVSLPGEYALRGEVLDIMLPGEDYGFRIVYSFDQIEEIRSFDVSNQSSIKKLDEVTIHSSREVIWNEERITQLEQTLARLPELKSDTAQILEAVRNTPGFEGEELWYPLSFEKPVSLIEYIPDSWPVFFLEFERLLNAEEALHREFDSLYRKLRHSQPLPRPERLLEGFNDIVTRTPRKVTMPVLRDFTKDSAGQILHFNSDGPRSFFGNIEFLQDELTVLSKSGYEIFVITDSEVQSLRLKTLLNTQDIHIEQLGLRSGFTLPDLRIVVIQENEIFGRRKRAPRSVKQVKSEAIESFVDLEPGDFIVHVNHGIGRFFGIQRIQAAGTERDYIKLEYADSEYIFVPIEQVNLIQRYIGSQGNDPRLDKIGGKSWENRKARVSKRVEDLAAHLINLYSRRRRAQGFAFPEDSEWQIQFESTFPFEETVDQLRCIEEVKADMEKPLPMDRLICGDVGYGKTEIAMRAAFKAVASGKQVAFLAPTTILAEQHLESLQERLEGFPVNLGMLSRFVSKADQRRVLGGVEEGSVDILVGTHRIIQKDVRFKDLGLLIVDEEQRFGVKDKERLKELKYSVDSLTMSATPIPRTLHMSLLKIRDMSVLKTPPHNRRPIETYVEAFNDELVAKAIRREIQRGGQVFFLHNRVETLENIQLFLEKLVPEVLVETAHGKMSSKELEDIMHRFIHGGFQVLVATTIIENGINIPNVNTIIIDRADMYGISQLYQLRGRVGRSDRLAYAYLFYPEQSALSELAMKRLQIISDYTELGSGFKIALKDLEVRGAGNLLGAEQSGDIYSVGFDLYLRLLDEAVRRLAKEEIESRRKAVEAGEDVSGLPELPPIEDEQIQETYLELEYTGFIPDSYITEPMEKMEVYKKISAVASDEELSTIQAEIEDRFGPTPEEVQSLLSLAELRVLCAKLYISSLKERRGSIEIEFGKMAKINIQRLVEMVQTSGGAIKPVPNKLNAIRMKSDGIGLKEKSEFLRGRLSQLLR, from the coding sequence ATGGACTCATTAATGTATCGGCGTATCTCGCAAAAATTAAAGGATCTCCCGTCATTTAAGGACCTTACCACCCTTTTAGGCCCCCCGCAATCCCATAAAAAACCTGTACCCGAATCTGGAGATTTGGTTGGTAATACCTTGGACCTCACGGTAAGCGGCATACAGGGGAGTTTTTTAGCGATTCTTCTTTCCCGATTAGTGGACAAGGGGCATCACGGAATGCTCCTGGTACTGCCTACTGAAAAGGAGGCTGAGCAACTCAGTGCGGATCTCGCTTCCCTCGGTGTGGAGAATCAGATATGGCCCTGGACGGGTACGGCGTCATACAGTCCCTTACCTAAAAACTCACCTGTTTTCGGTCGCAGGGTTCGATTACTTACCAATCTTGCCAACCGGGAGCGGCAGATCATCCTTACGTCGTTGCGTGGACTTGTGGGGTTCCTTCCTCCTTCAGATGTGCTCCGTAAATCGCTGCTGACGTTACGGAAACGGATGCATATCCAGCCCACCGAGACCGCCCGTGAATTGACCCACCGGGGATATACTCGAGTCTCAAAGGTTTCCCTGCCCGGTGAGTATGCTCTCCGAGGTGAGGTCCTGGACATTATGCTTCCTGGTGAAGATTATGGGTTCCGGATTGTATATAGCTTTGACCAAATTGAGGAGATACGCTCTTTTGATGTATCGAATCAGTCATCCATCAAAAAACTTGATGAGGTTACCATTCATTCCTCACGGGAGGTTATCTGGAACGAAGAACGCATTACCCAACTGGAACAAACCCTGGCCAGATTACCGGAACTGAAATCTGACACAGCCCAAATCCTGGAGGCTGTAAGGAATACTCCCGGTTTTGAGGGCGAGGAACTTTGGTACCCTCTTTCTTTTGAGAAACCCGTAAGCCTGATCGAGTACATACCTGATTCCTGGCCGGTATTTTTCCTCGAGTTCGAACGGCTTTTGAACGCCGAGGAGGCACTACACCGGGAGTTCGATTCTTTGTATAGAAAACTACGCCACTCTCAGCCTCTTCCTCGGCCCGAGCGGTTATTGGAAGGCTTTAACGATATTGTTACCAGGACACCGAGGAAGGTAACAATGCCTGTACTGCGTGATTTCACAAAGGATTCGGCCGGTCAAATCCTTCACTTCAATAGTGATGGACCACGCTCCTTTTTTGGCAATATAGAATTTCTTCAGGACGAGCTAACGGTACTAAGTAAATCTGGGTATGAGATATTTGTAATAACCGACTCCGAGGTTCAAAGCCTGCGCCTTAAAACCCTCCTTAATACTCAGGATATCCACATTGAGCAGTTGGGACTCCGTTCTGGATTTACTCTGCCGGATCTTAGAATTGTTGTTATCCAAGAAAATGAAATATTTGGCAGACGGAAACGCGCACCACGATCAGTTAAGCAGGTTAAAAGTGAGGCAATAGAATCCTTTGTGGATCTAGAGCCCGGTGATTTTATTGTTCATGTTAACCATGGAATCGGAAGATTTTTTGGAATTCAAAGGATTCAGGCAGCTGGAACAGAACGAGATTATATTAAGCTGGAATATGCGGATTCCGAGTATATTTTCGTCCCCATCGAACAGGTTAATCTAATACAGCGGTATATCGGAAGTCAGGGAAATGATCCTCGCCTCGATAAAATCGGAGGGAAAAGCTGGGAAAATCGAAAAGCCCGGGTAAGTAAGCGGGTAGAGGACCTGGCTGCGCATTTAATTAATCTCTATAGTCGTCGGCGCAGGGCCCAAGGCTTTGCTTTTCCGGAGGATTCGGAGTGGCAGATACAATTTGAATCAACCTTCCCATTTGAGGAAACCGTGGATCAACTCCGCTGCATCGAAGAGGTTAAGGCAGACATGGAGAAACCCCTGCCCATGGATCGCCTTATCTGCGGGGATGTCGGGTATGGAAAAACCGAAATTGCTATGCGGGCTGCATTTAAAGCGGTTGCATCGGGCAAACAAGTCGCCTTCCTTGCCCCGACCACTATACTTGCCGAACAGCATTTGGAGAGCCTACAAGAACGGCTCGAAGGTTTTCCGGTTAACCTAGGAATGTTGAGTCGGTTCGTTTCCAAGGCAGATCAACGGCGAGTTCTGGGAGGCGTGGAGGAGGGTTCCGTAGATATACTTGTGGGTACCCATCGAATCATACAAAAGGATGTTCGGTTCAAGGATCTTGGTTTACTGATAGTTGACGAAGAGCAGCGATTCGGTGTCAAGGATAAGGAACGGTTGAAGGAATTGAAGTACTCGGTGGATTCACTAACCATGAGTGCAACGCCGATACCACGTACGCTTCATATGAGTCTCCTAAAAATCCGTGATATGTCAGTACTGAAGACCCCCCCGCATAACCGAAGGCCAATAGAAACATATGTAGAAGCCTTTAATGATGAATTAGTAGCAAAGGCCATCCGTCGTGAAATACAGAGAGGTGGCCAGGTGTTCTTCCTCCATAACCGGGTTGAAACCCTGGAAAACATCCAACTCTTTTTAGAAAAACTCGTTCCCGAGGTATTAGTTGAAACGGCCCATGGCAAGATGTCTTCCAAAGAATTGGAGGATATTATGCATAGGTTCATTCATGGCGGTTTCCAGGTCCTTGTTGCAACCACCATCATAGAAAACGGGATTAACATTCCCAACGTAAATACCATTATCATCGACCGTGCTGATATGTACGGAATCAGCCAGCTCTATCAGCTCCGCGGACGGGTCGGCCGTTCTGACCGGCTTGCCTACGCTTACCTGTTCTATCCTGAGCAGAGTGCCTTAAGTGAACTTGCCATGAAACGTCTGCAGATCATATCAGATTATACCGAACTCGGCTCAGGCTTTAAGATTGCCTTGAAGGATTTAGAGGTTCGCGGCGCAGGGAATCTTCTTGGAGCAGAACAGAGCGGGGACATTTATTCGGTAGGATTCGATTTGTACCTTCGTTTGCTGGACGAGGCTGTTCGACGGCTTGCCAAAGAAGAAATCGAATCTCGGCGTAAAGCAGTTGAAGCGGGTGAGGATGTTAGCGGTCTACCTGAGCTTCCACCTATCGAGGATGAGCAGATACAAGAAACCTACCTGGAGCTTGAATACACCGGTTTTATTCCTGATTCTTATATCACCGAACCCATGGAAAAGATGGAGGTCTATAAAAAGATTTCTGCGGTAGCCTCGGATGAAGAACTCTCAACCATACAGGCTGAGATTGAGGATCGCTTCGGACCTACCCCTGAGGAGGTGCAGAGTCTTCTATCCCTTGCTGAACTTCGTGTTCTTTGCGCAAAATTGTACATATCATCCTTGAAAGAACGACGGGGTAGTATTGAGATTGAGTTTGGGAAAATGGCAAAAATAAATATCCAACGCCTAGTCGAAATGGTACAGACTTCTGGAGGCGCGATCAAACCGGTTCCCAATAAACTCAATGCGATACGCATGAAAAGCGATGGAATCGGACTGAAGGAAAAAAGCGAGTTTCTCCGTGGTCGGCTTTCGCAACTCTTGCGATAG
- a CDS encoding OmpH family outer membrane protein → MYRFNMKLVGLIALLLFGTTFSGWSEQLTTVGVVDTESIYLSYFSDSAAVRQLEALRNEIQSELDSHAAELRRLQEQKLSAESQGNESLALRLDEEIFQKAQFIRDFQRVKTQQLEQRQRSLSQSDDFLRRLQEAIRLEAESSGFTIIIDAKSQGLQWWSREVDITNKVLDRLR, encoded by the coding sequence ATGTACCGCTTTAACATGAAATTAGTTGGTCTTATCGCGCTGCTTCTTTTCGGAACGACATTCTCTGGTTGGTCAGAGCAATTAACCACAGTCGGTGTCGTTGATACAGAATCGATCTATCTCAGCTATTTTAGCGATAGCGCCGCGGTGCGGCAGCTTGAAGCCCTGAGGAATGAAATCCAGTCCGAACTGGACTCCCATGCTGCAGAACTTCGACGCCTTCAGGAACAGAAACTTTCCGCGGAAAGCCAGGGTAATGAGAGCCTTGCCCTCAGATTGGATGAAGAAATTTTTCAGAAGGCTCAGTTCATTCGAGATTTCCAGAGGGTCAAAACCCAGCAGTTGGAACAACGCCAGCGTTCACTTTCTCAATCAGATGATTTTTTGCGAAGATTGCAAGAAGCTATCAGGTTAGAAGCGGAGAGTTCGGGGTTTACCATTATCATCGATGCTAAATCCCAAGGCCTCCAGTGGTGGAGCCGGGAAGTAGATATTACCAACAAGGTATTAGACAGGCTGCGATAG